One region of Mucilaginibacter gotjawali genomic DNA includes:
- a CDS encoding SDR family oxidoreductase — protein sequence MTNIFSLKNKTAIVTGALGLLGKKHCEALAEAGANVVVADMDEAASEKFAASLGEQHGGLKVDVTSELSLKTARDKILTRYGSIDILVNNAAINDMFENPGMAKELSAFENYPLDAFKKSLDVNVTGVFLASQVFGTVMAEQGSGSIINIASTYGIVGPDQSIYRNECGEQTFYKSPVYPVTKGAVVNFTRFLAAYWGSKGVRVNTLSPGGVENSQNEFFVQNYSAKTLLGRMAQPTDYQGALVFLASDASAYMTGANLVVDGGWTAI from the coding sequence ATGACTAACATATTTTCATTAAAAAATAAAACTGCTATAGTTACGGGAGCCCTTGGCTTGCTGGGTAAAAAACACTGCGAAGCTCTTGCAGAGGCCGGCGCCAATGTGGTAGTGGCGGATATGGATGAGGCTGCTTCGGAGAAGTTTGCGGCAAGTCTGGGCGAACAGCACGGCGGGCTTAAAGTAGATGTTACCAGCGAATTATCCTTAAAAACAGCCCGCGATAAAATATTAACCCGATATGGAAGCATTGATATTTTGGTGAACAATGCTGCCATTAATGATATGTTCGAGAACCCGGGGATGGCAAAGGAGCTATCGGCTTTTGAGAACTACCCACTCGATGCTTTTAAAAAATCGCTGGATGTAAATGTAACCGGGGTGTTCCTGGCCTCGCAGGTTTTTGGTACGGTAATGGCCGAACAGGGGAGTGGCAGCATCATCAATATTGCTTCAACTTATGGCATCGTTGGCCCCGATCAATCTATTTACCGGAATGAATGTGGCGAACAAACCTTTTATAAATCGCCGGTTTACCCGGTTACTAAAGGGGCGGTAGTAAATTTTACAAGGTTTTTGGCAGCTTATTGGGGCAGCAAAGGCGTACGGGTAAATACGCTCTCTCCAGGTGGCGTTGAGAACTCACAGAACGAATTTTTTGTACAGAATTATTCAGCTAAAACATTGCTGGGCCGTATGGCGCAACCCACAGATTACCAGGGCGCACTGGTTTTCCTGGCAAGTGATGCCTCGGCTTATATGACAGGTGCAAACCTGGTGGTTGACGGCGGATGGACCGCAATTTAA